One window of Mangrovibacterium diazotrophicum genomic DNA carries:
- the ccoN gene encoding cytochrome-c oxidase, cbb3-type subunit I, whose translation MELEKFMYDNKITRNFAVATVVWGVVGLLMGLIVALQIFIPAMNFNLEFTTFGRTRPLHTNAAIFAFVGNAIFTAVYYSMQRLLKTRMFSDLLGKIHFWGWQLIIVSAALTLLAGYTSGKEYAELEWPIDLAITIVWVVFGINMFGTLLIRRTSHIYVAIWFYIATWVTVAVLHIVNSIEIPFSALKSYPVYAGVQDALVQWWYGHNAVAFFLTTPFLGLMYYFVPKAANRPIYSYKLSIVHFWSLIFIYIWAGPHHLLYTSLPNWLQALGTTFSIMLIAPSWGGMINGLLTLRGAWDNVRRDPILKMFVVGITAYGMATFEGPMLSLKTVNAISHYTDWTIGHVHIGALGWNGLLTFGMLYWLIPRLYNTKLWSTKLANVHFWLATLAIIFYAVPLYIGGITQALMWKQFTPDGFLIYPNFLETVTQLIPMYAIRAFGGALYVTGMLLAVFNIVKTAQAGTFLKEEPGEAPALTTQEMPKQASESWHGFLERKPIRFLIFATIAILIGGIFEIVPTYLVKSNISTISSVQPYTPLELQGRDIYVKEGCYNCHSQMIRPFRSEVERYGEYSKAGEFVYDHPFQFGSKRTGPDLAREGVKTGKIYKPNAWHYNHFIDPQKMNEASIMPPYPWLAEKDIDLSSTAAKIRVMKKLGVPYPDNYEQQANEDLKAQAEEIAQNLREAGIKTESTKEIIALIAYIQRLGTDIMTPEPTNE comes from the coding sequence ATGGAATTAGAGAAGTTTATGTATGACAACAAAATTACCCGCAATTTTGCTGTAGCAACTGTTGTATGGGGAGTTGTAGGATTGTTGATGGGCTTGATTGTTGCCCTGCAAATATTTATCCCGGCGATGAACTTCAACCTGGAGTTCACCACTTTCGGACGCACCCGCCCGTTACACACCAACGCCGCTATTTTTGCGTTTGTCGGAAACGCCATTTTCACAGCTGTTTATTATTCCATGCAGCGATTGCTGAAAACACGCATGTTCAGCGACCTGCTCGGAAAAATTCACTTTTGGGGATGGCAGCTGATTATTGTTTCAGCGGCACTAACATTATTGGCCGGCTACACATCCGGTAAAGAATATGCGGAGCTGGAATGGCCGATTGACCTGGCAATTACAATTGTTTGGGTAGTCTTCGGGATCAACATGTTCGGAACTTTGCTCATCCGGCGCACCAGCCATATTTACGTGGCTATTTGGTTTTACATTGCCACCTGGGTGACTGTTGCGGTTTTGCACATTGTCAACTCCATCGAAATTCCATTCAGTGCTTTAAAATCGTACCCGGTTTATGCCGGCGTTCAGGACGCTTTGGTTCAGTGGTGGTATGGTCACAACGCGGTGGCTTTCTTCCTCACAACGCCATTTCTGGGGCTGATGTACTACTTTGTACCGAAAGCTGCCAACCGGCCAATCTACTCCTATAAACTTTCAATCGTACACTTCTGGTCTCTCATTTTCATCTACATTTGGGCGGGACCACACCACTTGCTATATACCTCGCTGCCAAACTGGCTGCAGGCACTCGGAACAACATTCTCCATCATGCTGATCGCTCCAAGTTGGGGAGGTATGATAAATGGCTTGCTCACGTTGCGGGGTGCCTGGGACAATGTTCGCCGTGACCCGATTCTGAAAATGTTTGTCGTGGGGATTACCGCTTACGGTATGGCGACCTTCGAGGGCCCGATGCTTTCGTTGAAAACTGTAAATGCCATCAGCCACTATACCGACTGGACCATTGGACACGTTCACATTGGTGCCCTGGGCTGGAACGGTTTGCTCACATTCGGTATGCTTTACTGGTTGATTCCGCGCTTGTACAATACCAAACTTTGGTCGACAAAATTGGCGAACGTACATTTCTGGCTAGCCACACTCGCTATTATTTTTTATGCCGTGCCGTTGTACATCGGCGGCATCACACAGGCCCTGATGTGGAAACAATTCACACCAGACGGCTTCCTGATATATCCGAACTTCCTGGAGACAGTCACTCAGCTGATCCCGATGTATGCGATTCGCGCGTTTGGCGGAGCACTATATGTTACCGGTATGCTGCTGGCCGTATTCAACATCGTCAAAACAGCACAAGCCGGCACCTTCCTGAAAGAAGAACCGGGCGAAGCCCCGGCACTGACAACACAGGAGATGCCCAAACAGGCGAGCGAAAGCTGGCACGGATTTTTGGAGCGCAAACCAATTCGTTTCCTCATCTTCGCCACAATTGCCATCCTGATTGGTGGTATTTTCGAAATCGTTCCGACTTACCTTGTGAAATCCAACATCTCGACTATTTCGAGCGTGCAACCATACACCCCGCTCGAATTGCAGGGTCGCGATATTTACGTGAAGGAAGGTTGTTACAACTGTCACTCGCAAATGATTCGCCCGTTCCGGTCCGAAGTTGAGCGTTACGGCGAGTATTCCAAAGCGGGCGAGTTTGTTTACGATCACCCCTTCCAGTTTGGCTCGAAACGAACCGGTCCTGATCTGGCTCGCGAGGGAGTGAAAACCGGCAAGATTTACAAGCCCAATGCCTGGCATTACAACCACTTCATTGATCCGCAAAAGATGAATGAAGCGTCGATCATGCCGCCGTATCCATGGCTCGCTGAGAAAGACATCGACCTTTCATCAACGGCTGCCAAAATTCGGGTCATGAAAAAGCTGGGCGTTCCGTATCCCGACAATTACGAGCAACAAGCCAACGAGGATCTGAAAGCACAGGCTGAGGAAATTGCCCAAAACCTTCGCGAAGCGGGCATTAAAACGGAGAGTACCAAAGAAATTATTGCACTCATTGCATACATCCAACGGTTAGGAACCGACATCATGACTCCTGAACCGACAAACGAATAA
- a CDS encoding CcoQ/FixQ family Cbb3-type cytochrome c oxidase assembly chaperone, producing the protein MWKEQLSNIEHVEFYAIIGFFIFFVFFVLITIHTMKMDKSRTQAYGNLPLDEEDQNQVEQQNFTL; encoded by the coding sequence ATGTGGAAAGAGCAGCTAAGTAATATTGAGCATGTTGAATTTTATGCCATCATCGGCTTCTTTATCTTTTTCGTCTTCTTTGTATTGATTACGATTCACACGATGAAAATGGATAAAAGCAGAACCCAGGCCTATGGCAACCTTCCACTGGATGAAGAGGACCAAAACCAAGTTGAACAGCAAAATTTCACTTTATGA
- a CDS encoding cbb3-type cytochrome c oxidase N-terminal domain-containing protein has protein sequence MTTQNKKQQEYDDLTQIKYIGGHDYDGIRELDNRLPPWLKYLFYLSIVFSVSYLMLVFVFEDDSVIQEKEYQKEMAAVHQAEEQEAEAAPVEKKERTREEMVAAGQVTFEKICSVCHGKFGEGLVGPNMTDEYWIHGGSFENMKEVVLNGVIEKGMISYKNQLSNQQIDDVLTYIESLQGTNPPNPKAPQGEKYFPEETTE, from the coding sequence ATGACAACCCAAAACAAAAAACAACAAGAATACGACGATCTTACACAGATAAAATACATTGGAGGCCACGACTATGACGGCATCCGCGAATTAGACAACCGCCTGCCACCCTGGTTGAAGTACCTGTTTTATCTGAGTATTGTTTTTTCGGTTTCTTACTTAATGCTGGTCTTTGTTTTTGAAGATGACAGTGTGATCCAGGAAAAAGAATACCAAAAAGAAATGGCCGCGGTGCACCAGGCCGAAGAGCAGGAAGCCGAGGCTGCCCCGGTTGAAAAGAAAGAGCGCACCAGAGAAGAAATGGTCGCCGCGGGACAGGTTACTTTCGAGAAAATCTGTTCGGTTTGCCACGGTAAATTTGGCGAAGGTTTGGTTGGTCCAAACATGACCGACGAATACTGGATTCACGGCGGAAGCTTTGAAAACATGAAAGAAGTTGTATTGAACGGTGTGATTGAGAAAGGGATGATTTCGTATAAAAATCAGCTTTCGAATCAGCAAATCGACGATGTACTGACCTATATCGAAAGTTTGCAAGGAACCAACCCGCCGAACCCGAAAGCACCGCAGGGCGAGAAATACTTTCCCGAAGAGACCACAGAATAA
- the ccoG gene encoding cytochrome c oxidase accessory protein CcoG, which produces MESNQKPDHIQDLTFRDRMATVDKEGKRVWVFPKMPKGKFTNYRRIVAYFLLAFFYLAPHIKLNGDPLIFLNFLDRRFVLLGQTFYPQDFHLLVLSFITLLVFIILFTVVYGRIFCGWACPQTVFMEFLYRPIEYLIDGDRNKQRELARQEMNVPKLLKRIAKHTIFVFISFFTVLTFLSYIIGWPQVRILLAGWPFQNFAGFLGVAAFTGAHYFVFAWFREQVCSLVCPYGRLQGVMLEQNSIVVAYDYIRGEPRGRGKNEEKGDCIDCKRCVDVCPTGIDIRNGTQLECINCTACIDACASVMYTVNKPKGLIRYASERSISEKKKEVMNARAIAYSVVLVILLGVASFAFMNRDDVETTIVRTQGTLFQQYGDDALSNLYDLQMINKSSGKITMDLKLLEPEGEVKIPGDSLILDKGEVIKRNVLIILPKSELKSSNTHVIIGVYREGQQVEQISSSFVGPNSLDVKK; this is translated from the coding sequence ATGGAGTCAAACCAAAAACCGGATCATATTCAGGATTTAACCTTTCGCGACCGAATGGCAACGGTCGACAAGGAAGGAAAGCGGGTTTGGGTTTTCCCCAAAATGCCAAAAGGAAAGTTCACGAATTACCGACGGATTGTCGCTTATTTTCTACTGGCCTTTTTCTACCTGGCGCCACACATCAAACTGAACGGCGATCCGTTGATTTTTTTAAACTTTCTGGATCGTCGCTTCGTGCTGTTGGGCCAGACGTTTTACCCGCAGGATTTCCATTTACTGGTTTTGTCATTCATCACCTTGCTGGTTTTCATCATCCTGTTTACCGTAGTTTACGGCCGCATCTTTTGCGGATGGGCATGCCCGCAAACCGTTTTCATGGAATTCCTCTACCGACCGATTGAATACCTGATTGATGGCGACCGCAATAAACAACGAGAATTGGCGCGGCAGGAAATGAATGTCCCGAAACTACTTAAACGCATTGCCAAACACACCATTTTTGTATTCATCTCCTTTTTTACGGTACTAACATTTTTGTCCTACATTATAGGCTGGCCTCAAGTTCGCATTCTTTTAGCGGGATGGCCGTTTCAAAACTTTGCGGGCTTCCTGGGAGTTGCAGCATTTACAGGGGCACATTACTTTGTTTTTGCCTGGTTCCGCGAGCAAGTATGCTCTCTGGTTTGTCCATACGGCCGGTTGCAGGGTGTGATGCTCGAGCAAAACTCCATCGTAGTTGCGTATGACTACATTCGAGGCGAACCACGGGGGCGAGGTAAAAATGAAGAAAAGGGAGATTGCATCGACTGCAAACGTTGTGTTGACGTTTGCCCAACGGGAATTGACATTCGCAACGGAACACAGTTGGAGTGTATCAACTGCACCGCTTGTATCGACGCCTGCGCTTCGGTGATGTACACCGTCAACAAGCCCAAAGGTTTAATTCGCTACGCCTCGGAAAGATCGATTTCGGAAAAGAAAAAGGAAGTAATGAATGCACGGGCCATTGCCTACTCGGTTGTGCTCGTCATTTTACTGGGTGTTGCCAGCTTTGCTTTTATGAACCGCGACGATGTTGAAACAACCATCGTTCGCACACAGGGCACACTCTTCCAGCAATACGGAGACGATGCGTTGAGCAACCTGTACGACCTGCAGATGATCAACAAATCATCGGGTAAAATTACGATGGATCTGAAATTACTGGAACCTGAAGGCGAAGTAAAAATACCCGGCGATTCGCTGATTTTGGACAAAGGAGAAGTGATCAAACGAAATGTGTTGATCATTCTGCCAAAATCAGAATTGAAGAGCTCGAACACGCATGTCATCATCGGCGTTTACCGCGAAGGACAGCAAGTGGAACAAATAAGCTCCAGCTTTGTGGGGCCGAACTCATTGGATGTAAAAAAATAA
- a CDS encoding FixH family protein, with amino-acid sequence MKLNWGTGIVIALSIMVIGMLTLVYIATRQDYFLVEKDYYQKGINYQSQIDRINNLNKLREKPELIQEGQSLKLQLPAWFQNKTIEGEILIYSPVDEKLDKTTAIKLNESLQQTISLQGTKPGRYTVKLDWQADSTPYYWEHQITVE; translated from the coding sequence ATGAAACTCAATTGGGGAACCGGAATTGTTATTGCACTATCGATCATGGTGATCGGCATGTTGACGCTAGTCTACATTGCCACTCGCCAGGACTATTTTTTGGTTGAAAAGGACTATTACCAAAAGGGGATCAACTACCAGTCGCAGATCGACCGCATAAACAACCTGAACAAGCTTCGCGAAAAGCCTGAACTAATCCAGGAAGGGCAAAGTTTGAAGTTGCAGTTACCGGCTTGGTTTCAAAATAAGACAATCGAAGGAGAAATATTGATTTACAGCCCTGTTGATGAGAAGCTGGATAAAACCACAGCGATAAAACTGAATGAATCGCTGCAGCAAACGATATCGCTTCAGGGTACAAAACCGGGGCGTTACACCGTGAAGCTCGACTGGCAAGCAGATAGCACGCCTTACTATTGGGAACATCAAATTACAGTAGAATGA
- a CDS encoding sulfite exporter TauE/SafE family protein, which yields MTFDLITPLTIGLIGSFHCIGMCGPIAVALPLKEHSWMTKITGGLLYNAGRTMTYAVMGLLFGLLGQGIHMAGFQQWASILLGIALIISVLFPYFFKQKLNFTSLVSGYAGRLVNNLRKYFNQRSYSSLLLIGLLNGLLPCGLVYVAIAGAINTSSIANGALFMAFFGLGTIPMMLVVSLSGNAIGSGLRSKIRQVVPYFVFLLGVLFILRGMALGIPYISPKAEKLELHTEQVDQGSCCP from the coding sequence ATGACATTTGACCTGATTACACCGCTTACAATTGGCCTTATCGGCAGCTTTCACTGCATTGGCATGTGTGGCCCAATTGCTGTTGCCCTACCGCTGAAAGAACACAGCTGGATGACCAAAATTACCGGCGGACTCCTGTACAATGCGGGGCGCACGATGACCTACGCGGTAATGGGCCTGCTGTTTGGGCTGCTAGGACAGGGCATCCACATGGCTGGATTTCAGCAATGGGCATCAATCCTGCTGGGGATTGCCTTGATCATCAGTGTGCTGTTCCCATACTTTTTCAAGCAAAAATTAAACTTTACAAGCTTGGTCAGTGGCTATGCCGGTCGTTTAGTCAACAACCTCCGGAAGTACTTCAACCAAAGAAGCTACTCATCCCTGCTATTGATTGGTCTTTTGAACGGACTGCTACCATGCGGATTGGTTTATGTGGCCATTGCCGGAGCAATCAATACAAGCAGTATCGCAAACGGCGCCTTGTTCATGGCCTTCTTCGGCCTGGGAACAATCCCCATGATGCTGGTCGTTTCGCTATCGGGAAATGCCATCGGAAGCGGACTAAGGTCCAAAATACGGCAGGTTGTCCCCTACTTTGTTTTCTTGCTGGGTGTGCTGTTTATCCTGCGGGGAATGGCACTTGGCATTCCGTACATTAGTCCAAAAGCAGAGAAACTTGAACTCCATACAGAACAGGTAGATCAAGGAAGCTGCTGTCCTTAA
- a CDS encoding SCO family protein — protein MIGTKQLNTKLITGFFLFLLILPAFAQNVTFDGQNNDPEIGIVEHLDEFIPTDIYLLDEDSQKVVLTDLIDKPTVINFVYYRCPGICSPLMEGLAEVMDKSDLVPGVDYQVLTISFDPTETIDLAIRKKTNYLNLVTKKEQIAKGWHFFVADSASIAKATNATGFKYKRQGNDFLHAASVTVVSPKGKITRYLNGLYFLPFEFKMAIVEANKGQSAPTINKILQFCYSYDPVGQTYVLNVTKIAGTLILFIALLIFLYLIFKPKKKK, from the coding sequence ATGATTGGAACAAAACAACTAAACACTAAACTAATTACCGGATTTTTTCTGTTTTTACTGATTTTACCTGCCTTTGCGCAAAATGTAACGTTCGATGGTCAAAATAATGACCCGGAAATTGGCATTGTGGAACATCTGGATGAATTTATCCCAACCGACATTTACCTGCTTGATGAAGATTCGCAAAAAGTCGTATTGACTGATCTGATCGATAAACCAACGGTTATCAACTTTGTGTACTACCGTTGCCCCGGCATTTGCAGTCCGCTGATGGAGGGACTGGCTGAAGTGATGGACAAATCGGATTTGGTTCCCGGCGTGGATTACCAGGTCCTGACGATCAGCTTCGATCCAACAGAGACTATCGATTTGGCGATCCGCAAAAAAACAAATTACCTGAACCTGGTTACCAAAAAAGAACAAATAGCCAAGGGGTGGCATTTCTTTGTTGCCGACAGTGCGAGCATCGCAAAAGCCACCAACGCAACCGGCTTCAAATACAAACGCCAGGGGAACGATTTCCTGCACGCTGCATCGGTTACCGTTGTTAGCCCAAAAGGGAAAATAACCCGCTATCTGAATGGCCTTTACTTTTTACCATTCGAGTTTAAGATGGCGATTGTTGAAGCCAATAAAGGCCAGTCTGCACCAACGATTAACAAGATTCTGCAATTCTGTTACTCGTACGATCCGGTTGGCCAGACTTATGTACTGAACGTCACAAAAATAGCGGGAACACTGATCCTGTTTATTGCACTGCTTATATTCCTATACCTGATTTTTAAACCTAAGAAGAAGAAATAA
- a CDS encoding cytochrome c oxidase subunit I codes for MQASSQIPHDVNYLDYKGKYKGLLSWILSTDHKRIALLYMFSMMTLFMVGVCLGLAMKLELIAPGKTIMGPQDYNAVFTVHGVIMIFMIVIPGLPAVFGNFLLPIMIGAKDVAFPKLNLFSWYVYIAGAVLVISSVLFGDGTPDTGWTFYAPYSFKTGTNMLPAIFGAFVLGFSSILTGLNFIVTIHRLRAPGMTWRKLPLFPWTLYGTAWIQLLATPVVGITLLLVSLERLFGIGVFDPALGGDPVLYQHLFWIYSHPAVYIMILPAMGAISEIIPTFSQKHVFGYNAIVVSTLAIAFVGYFVWGHHMFTAGMSGTAQYTFSILTFLVAIPSAIKVFNWISTMYKGSISLETPFYWAVSFIFVFMIGGLSGLVLGALATDVYVHDTAFVVAHFHFIVFGGVGFSFFAAIHYWFPKMFGRMYDKTWANVGWIFFFIGFLALYTPMFYLGLQGMPRRYYDYLEQFHSANILSTLGSWVMTFGLVITVINLFRSAKIGEIAPANPWNGKTLEWTVPSPPPVENFDVIPVYEEQDGPYEY; via the coding sequence ATGCAAGCAAGTTCACAAATACCCCACGACGTCAATTACCTGGATTACAAGGGTAAGTACAAAGGGTTGCTGAGTTGGATTTTATCGACCGACCACAAGCGAATTGCCCTGCTGTACATGTTTTCAATGATGACATTGTTCATGGTGGGCGTTTGTCTCGGTTTGGCGATGAAACTGGAGTTGATTGCTCCGGGAAAAACCATCATGGGACCGCAAGACTACAACGCCGTTTTCACCGTTCACGGTGTAATCATGATTTTCATGATCGTGATTCCGGGTTTACCGGCTGTGTTTGGTAACTTTTTACTGCCGATCATGATCGGTGCCAAAGACGTTGCCTTCCCTAAACTGAATTTATTTTCGTGGTATGTCTATATCGCCGGAGCCGTTCTGGTTATCAGCTCCGTGCTTTTCGGAGACGGTACACCCGACACCGGATGGACATTCTACGCACCTTATAGTTTTAAAACGGGTACCAACATGCTGCCGGCAATCTTCGGTGCGTTTGTGCTTGGTTTCTCATCCATCCTGACAGGATTGAACTTCATTGTCACCATTCACCGCCTTCGTGCTCCGGGAATGACCTGGCGGAAACTTCCGCTGTTCCCATGGACGCTTTACGGTACAGCATGGATCCAATTGCTGGCAACACCTGTTGTTGGAATTACCTTGTTACTTGTTTCGCTGGAACGCCTTTTCGGCATTGGTGTATTCGATCCTGCTTTGGGCGGCGACCCGGTTCTCTACCAACACTTGTTCTGGATCTACTCACACCCCGCCGTGTACATCATGATTTTACCGGCAATGGGTGCTATTTCTGAGATCATCCCGACTTTCTCACAGAAACATGTTTTCGGCTATAACGCCATTGTCGTTTCAACATTGGCGATCGCTTTTGTCGGCTATTTCGTGTGGGGACACCACATGTTTACAGCCGGTATGAGCGGAACCGCACAATATACCTTCTCGATTCTGACCTTCCTGGTTGCCATTCCCAGTGCGATTAAAGTATTCAACTGGATCTCGACCATGTACAAAGGTTCCATCTCGTTGGAAACCCCGTTCTATTGGGCTGTTTCTTTCATTTTCGTATTCATGATCGGCGGTTTGTCGGGCCTTGTTTTAGGAGCTTTGGCGACTGATGTTTATGTGCACGACACTGCCTTTGTGGTTGCCCACTTCCACTTCATCGTTTTTGGTGGTGTTGGCTTTTCATTCTTTGCGGCAATCCACTACTGGTTCCCGAAAATGTTTGGCCGCATGTACGATAAAACCTGGGCAAACGTCGGCTGGATCTTCTTTTTCATTGGCTTCCTGGCCTTGTACACGCCGATGTTCTACCTTGGCCTGCAAGGGATGCCACGCCGTTACTACGATTACCTGGAGCAATTCCATTCTGCCAATATTTTGTCAACGCTTGGTTCATGGGTCATGACCTTTGGACTCGTAATCACTGTAATCAACCTGTTCCGCTCGGCTAAAATTGGAGAGATTGCGCCCGCCAACCCCTGGAATGGCAAGACCCTGGAATGGACAGTTCCTTCACCCCCTCCTGTTGAAAACTTTGATGTTATCCCTGTTTACGAAGAACAAGACGGACCTTACGAATACTAA
- a CDS encoding cytochrome c oxidase subunit 3 family protein, which produces MSQAIHHDEHYDAEGSKIGMWLFIFTELLLFGGLFIIYSVYRYMNPDAFHLAAEELNRTVGSINTIILLISSMTIAMSTSALQKGQKGTTILLLEITFMLGLIFLVNKYFEWGVKFDHGIFPGSQHMLDTLSQGEILFFGLYFAMTGLHAIHIIVGMIVIGFALAGVSKGKVHADRSALLENAGLYWHLVDLIWIFLFPLFYLIH; this is translated from the coding sequence ATGTCACAAGCAATTCACCATGATGAACACTACGATGCTGAGGGGTCGAAAATAGGGATGTGGCTCTTTATTTTCACGGAACTCCTGCTATTTGGCGGCCTCTTCATCATTTACTCGGTATATCGCTATATGAACCCGGATGCTTTCCACCTGGCAGCAGAAGAGCTGAACAGGACGGTTGGTAGCATCAACACGATTATCCTTCTGATCAGTAGTATGACAATCGCCATGTCGACATCGGCGTTGCAAAAAGGTCAGAAAGGAACAACGATACTTTTATTGGAAATAACCTTCATGCTGGGATTAATCTTCCTGGTTAACAAATATTTTGAATGGGGTGTGAAGTTTGACCACGGCATTTTTCCGGGCTCACAACACATGCTGGATACACTCAGTCAGGGTGAAATCCTGTTCTTTGGCTTGTACTTTGCCATGACGGGTTTGCACGCCATCCACATCATTGTTGGGATGATTGTGATTGGCTTCGCTTTGGCCGGCGTTTCAAAAGGAAAAGTTCATGCCGATCGGTCGGCACTGCTCGAAAATGCTGGTTTGTACTGGCACTTGGTCGACTTAATCTGGATCTTCCTGTTCCCGCTATTCTACCTCATTCATTAA
- a CDS encoding cytochrome C oxidase subunit IV family protein, whose amino-acid sequence MENEKHHIVPYRTYFYILAALLVFTLLSIEVTSIELGGLTVAAALLFASLKSFLVLTYFMHLKFDKPYIRIMVVFVLMIFLAVIIITFFDYFFR is encoded by the coding sequence ATGGAAAACGAAAAACATCATATCGTTCCGTACCGCACCTATTTCTATATATTGGCAGCATTGTTGGTTTTCACATTGTTATCAATTGAAGTGACAAGTATTGAATTAGGTGGTCTGACAGTGGCTGCAGCTTTGCTCTTTGCATCGTTGAAATCTTTCCTGGTGCTGACCTATTTTATGCACCTGAAGTTCGACAAGCCGTACATCCGCATCATGGTCGTGTTTGTACTCATGATCTTCCTGGCAGTTATTATCATCACCTTTTTTGACTACTTTTTCAGATAA
- the coxB gene encoding cytochrome c oxidase subunit II produces MYILATTQASNFVSGVDRAFLIILSVCFFFLIGLTVTMIYFIFRYNKKRNPQATQIKGSTTLEIIWTGIPLILVLIMFYYGWAGWAPMKKAPEDSFQIDVVARMWNFTFQYENGKKTDTLFVPMNRPVKLNLNSMDVIHSLYIPAFRVKEDVVPGREKFLWFIPEKEGVYELFCTEYCGLQHSYMYNWVKTMPQEDFDKWYTDTTAQVASAKVDSPTAAGKRIMTNIGCFACHTIDGNKLVGPTFKGLYGHEVTVKAGGETKTVVADDEYIKKSILDPNSEIVDGFNKGLMQSYQGQLSDTEISQIIEYIKTLK; encoded by the coding sequence ATGTATATATTAGCAACAACACAGGCCTCGAATTTTGTGTCCGGCGTCGACCGGGCATTCCTGATCATTTTGAGTGTTTGCTTCTTCTTTTTGATTGGGCTTACAGTTACAATGATCTACTTCATATTCCGTTACAACAAGAAACGGAACCCGCAGGCCACACAAATTAAAGGAAGTACCACGCTGGAAATAATATGGACAGGTATTCCGTTGATTCTCGTCTTGATTATGTTCTACTATGGGTGGGCTGGTTGGGCGCCGATGAAAAAAGCGCCGGAAGACAGTTTTCAAATTGACGTTGTCGCCCGCATGTGGAACTTCACCTTTCAATACGAAAACGGTAAAAAAACAGATACCCTGTTCGTTCCAATGAATAGACCGGTGAAATTGAATCTCAATTCCATGGACGTCATCCACTCGCTTTACATTCCGGCATTCCGGGTAAAAGAGGATGTGGTTCCGGGACGTGAGAAATTCCTCTGGTTTATTCCGGAGAAAGAAGGAGTTTATGAATTATTCTGTACCGAATACTGCGGTTTGCAACACTCTTACATGTACAATTGGGTGAAAACCATGCCGCAGGAAGACTTCGACAAGTGGTACACCGACACAACGGCACAGGTTGCATCGGCAAAAGTCGATTCGCCGACCGCTGCCGGAAAACGGATCATGACCAACATCGGGTGCTTTGCCTGCCACACCATTGATGGCAACAAACTGGTAGGCCCAACCTTTAAAGGTTTGTATGGCCACGAGGTAACCGTGAAGGCTGGTGGAGAAACCAAAACCGTTGTCGCGGATGACGAATACATTAAAAAGTCTATCTTAGACCCGAATTCGGAAATCGTTGACGGCTTCAACAAAGGTTTGATGCAATCTTACCAGGGCCAGCTCAGCGACACCGAGATCTCTCAGATTATTGAATACATTAAAACATTGAAGTGA